Part of the Synechococcus sp. HK01-R genome is shown below.
TACAACTCTTTGATCAAGCCCGTAAGGCTGGCATCCGCCATTTTGTCGTGGCAGGCAGTTGTTTTGAATATGGAAAAAGTGGAGAACGTTACGAGGTCATTCCATCTGATGCACCATTAGAACCTACCAGCAGTTATGCAGTTTCGAAAGCATCTGCTACCCTAGCTTTAACTCAATGGGCCAATGAGCATCACGTTAATTTAGATATACTGAGGATCTTTCACGTCTATGGAGAAGGAGAATCCACTTCTCGTTTTTGGCCCTCAATGAGAAGGGCTGCTCTTGCTGGTGACGACTTTGCGATGACTGCAGGTGAGCAAATTCGTGATTTTATTCGTGTCGAGGATGTGGCTAATACTTTCTTACTATGGGCTACTGATTCAATATTAAAGAATTCTGGTTCAAACATCTACAATCTTGGCTCTGGGAACCCTACTTCTCTGGCATCATTTGCAACCCAGTATTGGAATAGGTGGAATGCTGCTGGTAATCTGCTGCTAGGTTCCCTCAATTATCGACGTAATGAATGCATGAGACTTGTACCAGGTCCAAATTTAATTAATGTCATTAACTGTGTCTGATATGCACACTCGCGCAAAATATCTAATTTCAGGAATTGGGCCTGGTTCTTCGTCTGGTGTTGGCAGGTTGATGCAATTTCTTGTTCCCGAATATATCTCAAACGGCTTTGTGGTTCTTAATCCTAGCCCTCAGAAATCATTGCGTACTTACTTATCGAGCAAACAATACATTCAGCTTTCTTATGAGTTGGTTATCAGG
Proteins encoded:
- a CDS encoding NAD(P)-dependent oxidoreductase — protein: MNILLTGGTGFIGSHFLNQALNACHYVRALRRSENSSPRIKLLQQPEWLNCQLNTVTAAQLQGCDVLVHLSAHSVQYPFDSLAECLHWNLIAVLQLFDQARKAGIRHFVVAGSCFEYGKSGERYEVIPSDAPLEPTSSYAVSKASATLALTQWANEHHVNLDILRIFHVYGEGESTSRFWPSMRRAALAGDDFAMTAGEQIRDFIRVEDVANTFLLWATDSILKNSGSNIYNLGSGNPTSLASFATQYWNRWNAAGNLLLGSLNYRRNECMRLVPGPNLINVINCV